The Caproicibacterium amylolyticum genome includes the window TACTTGATTTCCACCGCATACGGCACCGCTGTGGGAAACTTTCACAACCACCTTGTCCAACATAGGCACGGCGTCCTCCTGACTGCACGCACGGCGCACTTCCGCAAGTTCATCCTCGGTCGGCAGCCGCCCGCCCACCATCAGCGGCGCAATATTCACGGTGCCGTCCTCTTTGGCGTCTGTTTCAACACTCACATCCGCAACATCGGCATTCGCACCCATGGCCAAAGCCACATAAGCGGCACGCGGGCCAGCTGTAGAAAGCAAATTGCCATATTCGCGGATGCGTTCCCGGTAGCGGTCATCGCCGCCTGTGTCCGTTTCACCATCATCCCCGCTGTGGGTATCCACTGTATTCGTCACTGCACTGACAAAAGGTATCAAGTCAACAAGCGTTGTAATCGTTCCTTTACGGATGCCGTTTTGCACCGTACCAACGTCTGTGCAGGTTGCCGGAACGTCCACACTCAAACTACCAGCCTGCAGTACGGCCGCATGGTCTGTTGCAAAATATACGCTGCCGTCTGTTGTACCGCGTCCCCTGCGGTATCATAATATTTCACCCAGCGCTGTTTCTACCCGAAGCGCAAAGTAGTTTACTGCCGGTTTCGCCTGAAGGCGCGTGACATGGCGCATTTCTCCGATCGCGTCCAACACATTTCCGCGTGCATACCGGAGCAGCCGCTGCCGTGCCTTATCATTCATGGATGACAGCAGCGATACAGAACAGCAGACAGCGCTTCCGCAAAAATGCGGCGTTCATCACCCGGATAAAGGGATTCCCCAACGGCACTTTCAAGCTGTGACACTGTTTCACGATAAATGTTGTCTGCATCTATGTTAACAAAATTAATCTCTTCGGTCATTTGCGTTCCCCCTTTATCGCCCTGTCAGCAGTTCACTGATTTCCGCCTGAAACTGCCCTGACTGTGCGGCTGTCTGTAAGAGCTGCTCTGATGTCAGCTGCACACGTGGCTCATACGTTTCAATCAGCCACTGCAAATCTGCCAACAGCAGGCTGCTGATTTCAGAAATTGGCCGGTCAACCAAAGCAGAATCAATGCCCTTTAACCGCTCAAACGGTACTTCTCCTCGCGTGGTACGCATCAAATTCAGCGTACACACTGCCGGAGAGCCGTTCCCCTTTGCAAGCATCAGATTGACCTCGCTTTCTTGCTGGATTTATCCGCTGTGCTGGCTTTGGCCGTACTGCTCGTTTTCGTACTGCCGGATTTACTGCCCGCCGCCTCATTCGCGTATTCCGTAAAACCAAGCTGCATTTCGGCGTAAGTGTATGTACCGCGCATTGTCGTTGTTACGTTGTTCTGGTTCGCTTCTGTAAGCTGCATATACCGCGGCCCCACGCGCCGACCGCCGACCATAAACGGATAATATTTCCCGACAAGGCTTTCCCAGTTCTCACATTCTGCACGCACATTTGCCCCCGCTCCCGCTGAAAGCTTCACCGTGCAGGAGATTTCCTGCAGCTCCATACCGCGGGTGTTGGTTGCCGAAGAACCTTCCGTGTCATTGTTCGTTTCCGTTTTCAGCTTACGGCCGGTTGAAAAATCAGACATGGCCGTAATTTTGCGCCCGGTCACTTCAAAGTTTTTCGGTCCCCATGATGCCATAATCATGATGCATCACTCCCTAAAATGCTATTCCAGCCTGCCCCGTGTTCCCCGTCTGCCCGCGCAAGCACTACACCGCTTCCGTCAGCGCAGGTATCATAAAACACCCGCATACCTGCGCACATGCCGCCATAGTTTCCGCGCAAATGCCACGGAATCACAAGCGGCAGCGTTACGGCTTCCGGGTTGAGGTCTGGGATAACAACGGCGGTTGTGCCGCTGATGCTTGAAATTCTTCCCGCCTGCATCAATATCCCTCCAGTGGCTTTCGCAGAAACAGCTTGGTTGTTCCGGCAGCATAATCGTTTCGCATATGTGTAATAAACCATGTGCCATCATAAGAGGCGGCACCGGACGTTTGCAGCTTCACCGTTGAGCCGGGTGCATAACCGCGCAGAAGTCCCGTTTGCAGTGTTGCTGTAATTCCGTCTTTATTTAAATCCCGCAGCACCCCGCGGGCGAAGCGGTCCGCTTCCTCCTGACTGCTGATGCAAACCGGCAGTGCACATTTATACGTTTTGGATAATTTATTTTTCGTATAACTTCCAGTAAATCCGCCATTGCTTACTTTTGCACTGCCGAATTGTCTGCTGCCTCTGTCTTTATAGACAAAATCAGAATCCGAGGCGACAGCCAGTTCCCCCTGTGGCTCCTGCTGCTCCATATATTTCTGGCTGTACAGAATCAGTGCATGGTCATATACCAGAAAAGCGCATCCCTCTAAAATACATCTCTGCTGTAGGAATTCTGCATTTGAACGGCTCTCCTGCGAAACGAACTTGTACTGCTGATCTGTTACGCCATATGTTTTGAATGTCAAGCCGCTGTGAACAGCAATTTCCGCCGCAAGCTGTAAAAAGCGCACGCTTGCCCAGCTTTTTGTGCGTTTTTCCTGCATGGCTTCCGGCACACTGGCAGCCGTAATTTCGTAAAGTCCATTTTGCGGGCTGCACTGCCGGACATACAAAGTTCCGGTGCTCGCCGCACCGTCTGTTACTTTCAGCTTTTCTCCCGCTTTTGGATGCCAGCCGTCCCAAAGTCTGCGGGTGTCATTCAACGTTAAATGCAAAATATCCGCACTGCTTTCAGCAAATAAATCATGAACGCAGGCGCTTATGCTGACATCTGCTGTGATTTCTGTATCCTCATACCACACTCGAACACTCATGCCTCTGCCTCCCTTCGCCAAGGCGGCAGAGTTTCCGGCTGCTCAACCGTATCCAGAACCGGAATTTTCAAATGCACTCCAGCATCAAAAATCAGCGTACCGGAATAATCCGGATTCGCTTCTATGAGGATATGCGATAAGCGCTCCTCATCATAGGCCGCAAGCGCCAGTTCGTCCCACACATCCCCCTGACGGGTGGTGTAGTCAGTATATCCTACAATCTGCATACTGCGCTTCCTCTCTTTCTGCCAATGCATCCTGTACCATATCCACAAATTCAGGCATTAAGGCTTTTAGCTGCCGCATCAGGTCACTGGAGTTTGTTCCACTGGCGGCATAGATTTTCGGTGCAAACTGCATTCCACTCAAATCATACACAACACTTGAGGACGAACCGCCGGAAAGTGAAATACCGGAACCGCCCAGCACACCAAGTTTTCTGCCCGCCTCTGACCAGTATCCAATGTTCTTTCTGCGGTAGGCGGGGTTAAAGGACAGCACTGCTTCCTGTGGATACCGCGGGTCTTCACCTGCAATAGACAAACCGTTTGTAAAGCCGCCTGTTGCAAATTTTCCTGTGGCTCCGCCTCCATTTGACTTTCCTCCGCCCGAAAGTGCTCCGAAGAGACCGTTGATTGCACCGGCACCCCAGCTAAGCAGTTTCCCAACAAATCCGATAATCGTTCCCAGCACATCCGCAATCGGCTTTAAAAATTCCAGCAGTGGACTGAGCGCCTGCACGATTCCGCCAATCAGCGCCGAAATTGGTGGCAGAAGTGCCTGTACCAGCTGCATCAATGGCTGAATAATCGGCATAATCACCTGCTGCATAATTTGCACCAGCAACTGCAAAAGCGGCTGAATGATTGGCACCAACTGCTGTATTAATGACAGCACTACCGGCAAAATTGCCTGTATGATTTGTGTTACGATTGGTATGAGCGTTTGAAGCACCTGCACAATTGGTGGCAAGATTGCTTGCACTACTTGTATTAATGGCGGCAGAATTGCCTGAATCAAACTGATGATTGGCGGCAAAATCGAGCCAATAAACTGTGATAAAACCGGCATAAGTCCTGACATTAATTGTCCGATGAGCGGCATTATTTGTGTAAGGGCACTCCCCATTCCCTGCAAAAACTGCGTGACAAACGGCATACACGTCTGTATCGTGTTCTGCATAACCGGCATAATCGACTGCAAAGCACTTGAAATAGTCGGCATCATCTGTGTAAAAGAATTTGCGACTGCCGACGCGATGGGCAGCAAGCCTACTTCTGCCTGCCGCTTGATTGCCTCAATCGCAGAACCCAAGTCGTTATACTGAATGTTGTTGATGCTCTGCATGGCATTTGCAGTTTTGTTATACTGCACTTCCGTATTGTCAAGACACTTTATGACGGTTGGCCCCAAATCCTCCCACATGGTTCCAAACAAATTAACACCAGCCAAATTCTGCTGCACCGGGTCTTTCATTTTTCCAAGCGCATCAATTACCTGATAAAAAGCTTGTTTTGCTCCATTGCCACCAGCCGCGAATTTCTGTGCCATCTGGTCAGCGTTCATTCCAAGTGCTTGGAAGCCCTGCTGCGTGGTTTTGGAACCGTCAACGGCTCGGATGGAAAATTCTTTGACTGCATCGCCGATTTTATCCAGATTAAAAGCACCCGCGTCAGAACCCGCCTGAAAAACATTGAACATATCCTCCGCATTAAGTCCCAGCTTTTGGAACTGCACTGAATATTCGTCAATGCTGTCGAGCATTTCGCCCGAATAGTCCAAACCGTTTTGTGCACCCTGTGCAATCAAACTGTATGCCTGATCTCCAGTAACACCGAATTGGTTCATCATGGTCTGCGCCGCTCGTAGGGATTCACCAACGTCATAGTCAAATGCATCCCGCATACCCAACGCATCTTCGGTAATACCCTTTAAGGTATTCGTTGGCATATTCCCTAGCTGTTGTTTAACAATTCCGATTGCACTTGCTACATCATTCATGTCGGTACCGAAATTGTCGGCATAAACGCCTTTCATGGCATCCTGTAAACCGGCCATTTCTTCCTTGGTTGCGCCGGTTTTCACCTGTAGTTTGTTGGATGCTTTCGCGTAGCTTTGCCCAAGATTATTCAGGGCTTTCCCTGCCGCAGCCACTCCGCCGGCAACCGCAGTCGTTAACCCTGTTGCTGCAACACTTAATGCGGCAAGCTTCCCACCCTTGCCCAACCCTCCCAATTTACCTGTAACCCCATCAATGGCCTTGCTTAACGACGGGTCGATTGTGCCTGCAATGCTGATAACCGTCTGCATGACTTTTGGCATTTTCCATCACCTCCTGCACCTTTGGCGAAAACTTCTCTGCATCTGCATGGATTGGCGCTTTTGTTGCTGCTGCACTTCCTCCGCAGCCTCAACATATTCAACCAAAAAATCGACTAATCTGCTTTTGCGGAGTTCATTGATACTGCATCCGTAGGCTTTAGCGTAATCTCTGAGGAGTTCTCGGAGTTTTCTTGGAGTGAATTCGGTGCCTCCGGAGAGGCTGAAATAAAATTTCTGCCAATTCGCATGATATTGACCAAATCGCTCCCTGTAATACGTTCCAAGTCTTCCATCGCAAAGTTCGGATTTTCCGCGATGATTGCCTGAAAGCCAAGATACAAATGCAGACCGTAATCAATTTCAAATGCTCCTGAAATTCCGGCCATTGTTCCCGCCGTACTGCTGCGGGCTGCACGCAGCTTATAGGCATCCGCCTGTGCAAATTGCTGGGCTGTCACTTTTTCTGTATCATATGTAACCTTGCTAATCAGCTTCCCATCAACCGTAATTGGGTTGTACAGTTCCAATGTGTTTTGCATGAAAATTCCCCCTTAAAGTACGGAAAGCACGGAGTCCGTAAAGCTTTTTCCGCCTATCCTGACGATACCCAACAGCTTGTCAATCAGCAGGATTTCCTTGCCGTCAACAAACAGCTGGTATCGTGATGTTTCATATGTGTATTCGTTTTCATTGGCTGCACCGGTCTCCAACTGTACACCCGGCAGTTTTTTGAGCATTACCCGCAAATAGGCTTTGCCGCCCACTGTTTTCTGCGTACCGTCCTGCTGCACAACCTGCTGTGCAAAGCGGATTTCAAGCTTTTTAGCGGCAGCCAGCACTCCAAAGTTCGCGTCTACTCCCATTTTGGAAACGGTGGTTTCCATAGAGTCAATCTGGCTCATATCCGGTACCGAAAGTGTACCGCCCGCCTTTAGATCATTGGTCAGCGGAGATACTTCCGGCAGCGTAACCGTGCAGTCCCGCGCACACGGGTCTTTTCCGTCATCAGCGTATGCCGTTGTACCCTGAATCGGGCCGCTCAGGTCAAGTGCTAAATTCGGCATTATTTTTTCACTCTCCTTTACTTGAAATAAGCGTCAAATCCGGCGCTTGTATATGCCACCCCGCAGGTCAGTCCCTTCATGGGCGGCGTGGGTGTTACCTGTGCCGTATAAACAAACTGGCCGTTCATCAGCTGGGCTGTGCTGTTTTCTGCCGCAAGGAACACAATCTGCGGACTGCCGAGCAGATAACCGGACGCGGCATAGGCATCCAGCCGCTCCTGCTCCACGTTGATGATGGTATCTTTCATGGCGCGGTCCATGTTGACGTCAATTTTCGGTGCCCAGCGCTGCTGAAAGTTATTCAGCAGGAACATCAGCATTCGGATGTTTACGTCAAAAATACCGCGTGCATCAATTTGCTTGTCCTCAACATACGCGCCGGTGTGGTCGCCCCACAGCACCCAGCGCCCGCCCCACGGAATTGCGGTACTGACGCCGCTTTCTGTAAGTGTGTTTGCTTTTTCCTGGTCAAAGCCCTGATTCAAACTGTTTTCCCCGAAATACTGCGCAACCGCATTAATTTCCTTGTTTCCGTTGGTTTCTGCCGGGACACCGTCGTGACTCTGGTCAACACGCATTTGTTCTGCCACAGCCAACGTGGACAGATGATAAATCTTTCCGTAAGAATCTTTCACCTGCGGCCAATACGGCTTTTCATACTCGCTGTCATAGTGGTTATCTGTTTTCCACTTGATGGCCTCCTGGATGGTTGCCGCTGTGAGCGGAATATCCGGGTACAGCATTGCGTACCAGTGGCCGTTAATCTGATAGCTGTACTGCAGCAGCGCCTTGTGTACTTCCGGCTGGTCGGACCACCCCGGAGCCGCAATCATAGACGGCACAACCGCAAATTTCGGAAATACCAGTTTGATACAGGCAGCACCAGTGTACACGCCTTTGTCTGTTTCGTCGCCGATTATATCCTCTGCGGTAACTTTTGCAGGATCTACCTCATCAAATGTAACCTCTACCGTGCCGTCAATTGGTGTACTCCCGACGCTGGTCAGTAGAACGGCGTGCCGACTAAAGCTGTAATCCAGCGTATAATCGACATTTTCTTTTTTTCCCTCAATCGCAAGCGTATCCAGCACAATTGTTTCGGAAACAAACTCCGCTTTGCCATCCACAAAAATGACCGATTTTGTGGTTGCCTGCTCCTTTTTGTGCTTTGCCGGATTCAAGACATTGATAAGATAAATTGGGCCGATATTTTTACCCGTCTGCCCAAAATGCACATTGAGCGGCTCACAAAGCGTGAATGCATTCCAATTATCAGAATAACCGACTTTTCCGTATGCGTCTGCCATGCTTTTTACATTTACCGGACTGTTGACCGCCGCGGCATCCGTCCAGCCGCGCACCAGATTGACCGGCGCAGTGCCGATATAGACGGCGGCCGTTTCGGCCTGCGTGATTTCCTCTACAACGGATTCCCGCAGTTCGCCGTAAGCGCCGTACTTAATTCCTGCCATTCTTTCACCTCATTTATAAAAATTCCGCAACGTTCTCCACGCTGCGCAGCAGTTTCGCTTCCGCCGAAAAAGTAAGCCGTGCCATCCAGAACGGATAAAAATCCGGCAGCGAGTCCTGCTCTTTGATTGGCTCAAAGTGAATACCCGCGCCGTCCGGGTCTATTTCCATTCCCGCAATACTTCCGGCATTGCCGAATTCGCGGCGCGCTTTATCTATCCAGTTCCACACGTCACGCCAGCCGTTTTCCGCGCGGTCATAATAATTCTTCGCTTCCTGATTGTTCCACTGCAAAAAGAGCAGCGGGTTCGTTTCATCCTGCTTGAAAATATCTTTGCCGTGCATACCGGGACTCCAAGTGACAAACAGGATTTGGAACTCCAGCCGCGTTTCCTTTTTCAGCGGAAAGTCGTTCCCGGAAAGCAGCTGAACCGTCATGCTGGGAATTTCCACCGTATCCCCCGATTTGGGGGACTTACTGGGTGGTGCGAACATCCCATGCACGGATGGTGTAACCAATTCGTATTCATATCCCGAATCGTTCACCTGCTTCGGGTATTTCAGCTTGACATCCGCGCAGATTTGCCTGCGGCAAAAGTCACAAATACTGTCTATCGCTTCAACGCTGGTCATGCATACGCCTCATTTCTGCGCAGGCGCACCACCACAACGCCCATTTCAATGTTCCAATCCTCTACCACACGTTCCGAACCGTCCAAGTTGAGGATGCCGCCGACACCCGGATTTTCCGGCATATCCGTTTCCTGCGCATAGAGCACAACCGCGTTCCCGTCAATCCCCAACGCTTCCCCGCCAGTAACAGCAAGCTGCTCATTTGTTGCCACAACCGCTGTAATTGCGTGACCCTCCACTGTGTGCCGCTCGCCGAATTCCTCTGTGTTCAGGAAAACATTCTGCGCATCCGCCGCCACCATCTCGCTGAAAGCACTCATCAGAGCACCTGTGCGAAGGTACCGGGGTTAAACTTTACCGGCGCAACCAATGGGCAGGAAGTCAACCGCAGCGTGCGAATATCATCGTTCTCGTTTACCAGCACCTTTGGCACGCGGGAACCAGCGTATGTATGGAAATGACCGTCATCTTCAATCTGCGTCACGGCACCATACATAGTGTGCAGGCTTGCCGGTGCCGTTACAATACAGGTACCGCGCGGCAGGAACTGCTTGCTCTCTTTTGTGGATTCATCCGCATAGCTGCCGGAATAAGAATAAATGGTCAGCATATGACCGTGAACACTAAGCGTTCCATATACCGCAACGCCCTCCGGAAGTGTGCTGCTGTCCTGCGGGGTAAGGTCACCGACTGTCAGGCGGCGAATATCCAGCAGCTTTTGGATGCCCGGGTCATTGATAAGTACATCCGCACTTTCGGGGTCCAGCAGCAGGTCAGAGGAAGCCTGTCCGTCTTTGGTACGCATATCTACCATTTTTCCAAGGTCGGCATAAATCGCTGCACCGTCCGCGTTCCACTTCTTTGCGGGTGCATATACCGCAGGGTTCGTGTTTCCCTCGAAAAAGCTGATTTTAAATTCCTCATATTTCTTACCGCCGTATTCATCCGCATACTGGCGCAGGGTGTAGCCGTTTCCGCACAGCATCTGCGCAACCATGAGTTCTTCGCGGCGGGATGTCATTTCGTCCAGCTCAATTAAATCCTGTCCAAGCAGTGCACCCTCGCGCTGTTCTGGTGTCAGCCCGGACATAAATGCTTCTCCGAAACCGCGCTGCTGCAGGTCGTCCGAAAAAAGTGGGCGCTGCGGTGCCACTTTCGGCGGCTCCCATTCGGTGGTTTTGAAGCTGTCGCGGGTAACCGTAATGCCGCCGCGGCGCGGTGCCACAACCGGCGCCAGTTTCTGGGTGCCTTTGCGGTAATCCACAATCACTTTTTTTGTGCTGAAAATATCCTGCTGTGGGTTGGTCGGCGCATAACGGTCACGCAGGAAAGTAGTTGCCGGCTGCATCTGCTGAATCGCAGTCAGCATGGTCACAGTATCATATAAACTCATATTGATTTCCCCCTCTTAGTCCATTGCAGTGGAAAGATAGATACCCGCATTGCGCAGGTCTGCTTCATCCGCAGCAGTCATGGTGTAGCTTTCTTTCACGGTCAGTGCTGTTCGGTTAAAATGCCCGGTTTCGTAGCAGGACGCAACCACTGTTCCGTTGGTTCCCGTATCGGTGCTGTCGCACAAAATCCACGCTGCCTTCAGCGTTTCTGCGGGTTTCGGATTATCCCCTGTTACTGCCGCCTGTGCAGTCGTTCCGAGAACCACATTCCCCTCCCCAAGAGAGGATTGGGCAATTACTGTGCCGCGCGGCAGAATGCCCTGCCCGCTTTTCAGCACCACCTGAACCGCTGTCAGCGGATGTGCACTGTCATAAATAAGCCTATCGAACGTTCTTTCTTCGAGTGCTTCCATAGAATTTTCCTCCTTATTTCGTTTTCGGGCGTGCAGCCGCAATCATACCGGCCTCGCTCTTCATTTTTGCCGCTTCTGTATCAGCAGGCGGCGCGGCGGGCGTTACCTTTGCAGTCCCGCCTGCATTGGTCAGCTCCTTTTCCCGGTTTACAAGATAATTTTTTCCGGCCGCCTGTGCCTGTTCCAGTACGCGAAAAGCAAGCTGTTCCGCTGTGCAGGCCGTTTTCCCGTACTTTGCTTCAGCGACAAGTGCTGCATCCCCGATGCTGGGTGCAATTTTATCAATCGCTTCCAAGCGTTCCCGCTCGCGCTGGGCAGCTTCCTGCGCCGCGTTCTGCGTGTCTGGTACAGTCGGTTCTGCTGTCAGTTTCGCAGCATCCCGTGCATTCCCTTCAATCTGCGCCACAATGTCCGGGTATTTTTCCCTCAGTTCTTTTTCGTCCATAATGACCTCCTCGGTTTTTTCTGCGGGTTTTCCCGCATTTGCTATATTTCCAGTGGCAGAAGCCACAGGATGGCTCATAATGTGGATTCTTTCTGGCAGATGCAGCCCGTTTACATTGTGCTGAATCCCGTTTACCATTAGCACGCTGCCGGAAAGCAACATCTGCACCGGATTTCCCTCCAGCATTTCATCCGCAAAGCCGTTGTCGATTGCCTCCTGCCCCACCATCCATGTTTCGCGGGACATCATATTGCGAAGCGTATCGGTGTCAGTGCCGGTTTTCGCGGCGTAAATGGCGGCCACCGCACGCTCGTTTGCATCCACGCTTTTCTGAATCTGTTTCAGGTCAGGCAGGCCGTAATAATCGGACAACCCAACCTTAACGCCGTGAATCATCACCATACTGCCGGGCATGACGCTGACCGTATCCCCTGCGCACATAATGACACTTGCGGCGCTGGCTGCCATGCCCTCCACAATCACGTTCACTGCGCCGGTTAATTGTTTTAAAGCATTATGAATTGCAATGCCGGTATACAAATCGCCGCCGCAGCTATTGAGCCGGACAGTTACTTTTCCCTTGCCCTTCACCTGCTCCAAATCGTTTAGGAAGCCTTCCGGCGAGATGTAATTACCCGGTTCCGGCTCCCCAGTCCACCAGTCAATCGGCTGGCTGCTGACTACATCTCCATACAGAGTGATTTCTCCCTCATTATCTGATACAGAAGCAACGTTCCAAAACTTTTTAATTGGTTTCGGCATCTGCTGTTCCCCCTTTGCTCGTTTCTGCTGGTACATTTGCGGCTTGCAGCATGGCGTTTTCCCGCTGCAAAACCTCCACATTCTGTTCGTACTGCGTGCCATTCAGCCGCATAGCCGACTGCGCACGCGTGCTGTATCCATTTTCATTTGCCATCTGTTCTGCCTGTATTTCCTTGAGCGGGTCAAGCTGTCCCTGCGTCGGCCCGATCCAGTCCGCACCAAGCCATGCCTGCCGAATGCGTGGGTCGTTAAAAAATCCGGGTGCGGCAATGCGTCCTCTTGCCACTGCTTCTGTCAGCCACAGTGCATAGGCAGGCTGGCAGAAATCCGAAACAAACCAAGTGCGCCGCATTTTAAAGGCTTTCCATGCTTCCAGCATGGCCGCCCGGCTGGCGGAATAACTGCTGTTGAACTGTTTGAGCAGCAAATCTGCCGGAACTTCCAGTGCTGCGCCTACCTGTGTTGTGATTGCTTTCATGAATGCGTCAAAACCGCTATTCGGCCGTGTTGGGTTGGTAGAGTTGATGGTTTCGCCGTTCTGCAGCACATTAACCACACCCGGCCCCATTTCGTATTCGTTTTCATCATCTGAAATTTGTTCATCCTGCGGAATCGGCTCATTAAACGGCATTCCGGCGGCAGGGGCTTCCTTTTGGATCCAAACGGTGAAAAAGGACTCAATGACCGCCGCCATCAGCTCGCTTTCGGTGTAGCGCCGCAGCTGTAAAAGTGGCTCAATAACCGGTGCAAGGTAAGAAACGCCGCGGTACTGGTCAGGCCGCTCGCTGTCCATGATATGCAGGATATTCGGCAGGCCGGTTTCTGCGCCGTATGCTTCCACGCGCGTCCATTCGGACGGCTTTGGCAGCAGTTCATCCGGGTACTGGTTACAAATCCAGTACGCCACAATTGCGCCGGAACGAGAAACCTCCACACCGTCATAAATGGCATTGCCGTTTTCCGGGTTTTTGCCGTCTGTGATGCGCATCATGACGGGGGTTCCGCTGTGCAGTGCGTATTTTGTACAAATCCGGTCAGCCTCAATGATATGTAACCGCAGGCTATAGGGCGAAAAGAGTGTTGGCTGCTCGGCTTGTACCACCGCGAAACAGTCACCGGAAGCAAGCCAGGAAGCAAGTGCCAGCTGCTGCATGGCGTAAAAATCATTGACGCCGGTCGCATCACAAGCGTGTTTGTTTTCTGCCCACAGTGCAAATTCCGCATCTGTAGCATTTTGCCAAGCTGCCGCCTGCTCTGGTGTCATGCCCAGCAGTTTGTAATCAATTCGGCTTTTTAGCCGCAGACCGGTGCCAACCACATTCGTGCGGTTCGTTACCACTGCGCTTTTTGCCACAGGTGAAGACATGGTCAGGATTCTGCCGCGCTGGCGCAGGGTTGCATTGTTCCAGTCAATATCCTCATGTGGGCTACCGGACTGCGCTGTAAAACCTTTGAGTGCCTTTTTTCGGTACGAAGCGCCCGCGTCACTGTATCCTTTGTTCTGCATATGGGTGTAATATTGGCTGGCGGCGCGGGCTGCCTGCCGCTGATATTTCCATTTGTCAAACACGGCAGTTCACCTCACAGGTCGCGCGGAATGACACCTATCGCCTTGCGTGCATAGCCGCCGTTTCGCGCCATTGCTTCCAGCCCGTCAATTTCAGCTTCCAACTCTTTGATGGCAGCGCGAACTTCGGAAAGTGCCGCATCATACCGCTGCAGGTTCCTGCCGCCGATACCATAGGCTTTTACACCGCCGGTCAAAATGTCTGCTTCTTTTTTGCGGTACAGTTCAAGCCGGATTTTTTTATCGGCAACTTTTTCTGTAATCGTCATGATTTCCTCCTTACCAATCGTCAAACGGACTGTGCTTTTTCTTTTTGTGACGCTGTTTCGCGGTCTGTGGCCGCTGTGTGGGCGCTGCTTCCGCTCCCTGCAATGCTCGTTCTGCTGCATCCAAATCCGGGTTCAGCGTTTCAAATGCGGCAAGTGCATAGTTGCGGATGTCCAATGGCTCATTACGCTCATGCCCCGGCAGCTTTTCCCACCGCCATTTGGTTGCGCCGCCCTTTGCTGCGTGCATTGTCAGGTGCTCGGAAAGCAAACCAGAAAAATAACTTTCGTCATAACCCTCGCCCTTGGGAAAATGGCAGTAATTCCGCCCCGGCTTCTGCACTTTCAGGTTCGCCATAATGGCCGCCTTGCCCGCGCTGACACCGATTGTGTACAAATAGCACTTTGTTCGCTTCTGCGGGTCGTGCGGGTCGATTGCAACCTGTGTCGGCGGCTTCGTGTAGGGTGCGCTGTC containing:
- a CDS encoding major capsid protein; this encodes MSLYDTVTMLTAIQQMQPATTFLRDRYAPTNPQQDIFSTKKVIVDYRKGTQKLAPVVAPRRGGITVTRDSFKTTEWEPPKVAPQRPLFSDDLQQRGFGEAFMSGLTPEQREGALLGQDLIELDEMTSRREELMVAQMLCGNGYTLRQYADEYGGKKYEEFKISFFEGNTNPAVYAPAKKWNADGAAIYADLGKMVDMRTKDGQASSDLLLDPESADVLINDPGIQKLLDIRRLTVGDLTPQDSSTLPEGVAVYGTLSVHGHMLTIYSYSGSYADESTKESKQFLPRGTCIVTAPASLHTMYGAVTQIEDDGHFHTYAGSRVPKVLVNENDDIRTLRLTSCPLVAPVKFNPGTFAQVL
- a CDS encoding head maturation protease, ClpP-related produces the protein MPKPIKKFWNVASVSDNEGEITLYGDVVSSQPIDWWTGEPEPGNYISPEGFLNDLEQVKGKGKVTVRLNSCGGDLYTGIAIHNALKQLTGAVNVIVEGMAASAASVIMCAGDTVSVMPGSMVMIHGVKVGLSDYYGLPDLKQIQKSVDANERAVAAIYAAKTGTDTDTLRNMMSRETWMVGQEAIDNGFADEMLEGNPVQMLLSGSVLMVNGIQHNVNGLHLPERIHIMSHPVASATGNIANAGKPAEKTEEVIMDEKELREKYPDIVAQIEGNARDAAKLTAEPTVPDTQNAAQEAAQRERERLEAIDKIAPSIGDAALVAEAKYGKTACTAEQLAFRVLEQAQAAGKNYLVNREKELTNAGGTAKVTPAAPPADTEAAKMKSEAGMIAAARPKTK
- a CDS encoding head decoration protein, whose product is MEALEERTFDRLIYDSAHPLTAVQVVLKSGQGILPRGTVIAQSSLGEGNVVLGTTAQAAVTGDNPKPAETLKAAWILCDSTDTGTNGTVVASCYETGHFNRTALTVKESYTMTAADEADLRNAGIYLSTAMD
- a CDS encoding phage portal protein, with the protein product MFDKWKYQRQAARAASQYYTHMQNKGYSDAGASYRKKALKGFTAQSGSPHEDIDWNNATLRQRGRILTMSSPVAKSAVVTNRTNVVGTGLRLKSRIDYKLLGMTPEQAAAWQNATDAEFALWAENKHACDATGVNDFYAMQQLALASWLASGDCFAVVQAEQPTLFSPYSLRLHIIEADRICTKYALHSGTPVMMRITDGKNPENGNAIYDGVEVSRSGAIVAYWICNQYPDELLPKPSEWTRVEAYGAETGLPNILHIMDSERPDQYRGVSYLAPVIEPLLQLRRYTESELMAAVIESFFTVWIQKEAPAAGMPFNEPIPQDEQISDDENEYEMGPGVVNVLQNGETINSTNPTRPNSGFDAFMKAITTQVGAALEVPADLLLKQFNSSYSASRAAMLEAWKAFKMRRTWFVSDFCQPAYALWLTEAVARGRIAAPGFFNDPRIRQAWLGADWIGPTQGQLDPLKEIQAEQMANENGYSTRAQSAMRLNGTQYEQNVEVLQRENAMLQAANVPAETSKGGTADAETN